The Gemmatimonadaceae bacterium genome contains the following window.
AGGAAGCCATCTTCGAGCACGCCGATGTCGCCGGTGTGGAACCAGCCCTCACCGTCGATCACCTCGGCCGTCGCGTCCGGCCGGTTGTAGTAGCCCTTCATCACGTGGGGGCCGCGCGTGATGATCTCGCCGTCCTCGGCGATCTTGACCTCGACGCCGGCGACCGGCTTGCCCACGCTGCCGATGCGGAAGGCATCGTCGCTGTTCACGGCAATCACGGGTGACGTCTCGGTGAGGCCGTAGCCCTCGAGGATCTTGAGCCCCGCCGCGTAGAAGAACTTGTTGATGCTCGGCGTCAGCGGTGCACCGCCCGAGACGAAGTAGCGGAGCCGACCACCGGTGCGTTCAATCAACTTGGAGAACACCAGCTTCTGCGCGATGCCGTACTTCCAGGCCAGCAGGCCCCCCGGCTCCTGGCCCGCGAGCTTCTGGTTGGCCCACTTGTCGGCCACGGCCACGGCCCAATGGAAGATCTTGGCCTTCACCGCGCCGCCGCTCACCGCGTTCTCGAGCACGCGCGCATACATCTTCTCGAACAGTCGCGGCACCGACATGCAGAAGTGCGGTTTCACCTCGGAGAGGTTGAGCGGCACGGTGTCGATGCTCTCCGCATAGGCGATGCTCACGCCCATCGCGAAAAAGAGGTAATCGCCCATCCGCTCGAAGATGTGCGAGAGCGGGAGGAAGCTGAGCGCCACCTCGCCCGGGCGCACCGGCACCTTCTGCTTCGAGCCCTCGACGTTCGACGCGATGTTGTCGTGCGTCAACATCACGCCCTTGGGCAGGCCCGTGGTGCCCGAGGTGTAGATCAGCGTCGCGAGGTCGTCGGGCTTCACCGTGAGTGCATTCTGCTTGAACTCAGCGGCCTTGGCGTCCGAGTCGAGTGCCGCGCCCTTCGCCGCGAGTTCGGCAAAGGTCATGTCGGCGCCGGCCGGCTTGGGCTCCACGAAGCTGATGATCGTGCGCACCGTCTTGAGTTGGTCGCGCACGGAAGCGGCCTTGGCTGCCTGGTCCGCCGTGGAGACGAACAGCGCCACTGCCCCGGAGTCATTCAGTGGGTGGACGACTTGGTCCGCCGGTAGCGTCGGATACACCGGCACATCTGTCATCCCCGAGCAGAGACAGGCCCAGTCCGCCATCGCCCACTCAGGACGGTTCTCGGACATGATGCCAACGCGCTCGCCGCGTTGCACGCCAAGGCTGCCCAGCCCGAGTGCGACCTGCCGGACCCGACGCAGCACCTCGTCGTGGGAAATCGGCTGATATTTGCCGTCCTTCTTCACCTGGTAGGCGTTCGGCAGCCGATGCCGCTCGACCGCGTCGAAGAAGAGCTGCGTGAGTGTCCCTGGCGTGGGACGGGGACCGCCGCTGGCAATCATCGGCTTGTGCTCCGCTGGGGAATCCTGCTGGCGCTACAGCGTGGGGGGCGTGATGGTGACAACGTACCGCACCGGGCTACCCGCAACGTGGGCGCCGAGGTACTTGATCTCTGCGACCACGATGAAGCTGTCGGGCTGCAGCGGCAACAAGTTGGTGTAGACCCGCAGCCGGCGCGAGGCACCGCCGTCCGTCTTGGTCGTGTCGAACAGCGTGTGCCGCTGGCCGGAAGCGGCCCAAAGCGCCGCGGTGGAGGTGTCCGTCGGGGCCAAGGTGTCGCCGTTATAGATGATGCGCCATCGCACGAGCCAACCCGGCACATTGGCGTTCTCGCTGCCGACGATGTCCGTGGTGTGCAGCGC
Protein-coding sequences here:
- a CDS encoding long-chain fatty acid--CoA ligase encodes the protein MIASGGPRPTPGTLTQLFFDAVERHRLPNAYQVKKDGKYQPISHDEVLRRVRQVALGLGSLGVQRGERVGIMSENRPEWAMADWACLCSGMTDVPVYPTLPADQVVHPLNDSGAVALFVSTADQAAKAASVRDQLKTVRTIISFVEPKPAGADMTFAELAAKGAALDSDAKAAEFKQNALTVKPDDLATLIYTSGTTGLPKGVMLTHDNIASNVEGSKQKVPVRPGEVALSFLPLSHIFERMGDYLFFAMGVSIAYAESIDTVPLNLSEVKPHFCMSVPRLFEKMYARVLENAVSGGAVKAKIFHWAVAVADKWANQKLAGQEPGGLLAWKYGIAQKLVFSKLIERTGGRLRYFVSGGAPLTPSINKFFYAAGLKILEGYGLTETSPVIAVNSDDAFRIGSVGKPVAGVEVKIAEDGEIITRGPHVMKGYYNRPDATAEVIDGEGWFHTGDIGVLEDGFLRITDRKKDIIVTAGGKNIAPQPIENRIKTNKYVSQAVMIGDKRKFPAVLIVPNWDNLEKWAALKNIIWTDRKQLLEMPTIKAKMEKEVLGTVEGLASFEKPKKIGLLEHDFSIERGELTPKLSVKRKVVDQQYKTLIDSLYTGAD